The following proteins come from a genomic window of Corallococcus sp. NCRR:
- the lepA gene encoding translation elongation factor 4 translates to MPAENAHIRNFCIIAHIDHGKSTLADRLLEKTGTLTKREAQAQFLDNMDIERERGITIKAQSVRMTYTAKDGQNYVLNLIDTPGHVDFAYEVSRSLAACEGALLVVDATQGVEAQTLANVYMALDHNLEIIPVINKIDLPSADVDRTRGEIEDVIGIDASVAVPASAKEGLGIHDILESVVKRVPPPQGSPAAPLKALIFDSWYDNYRGVVTLVRVLEGTLKLKQKIKMFSNNKVFEVQELGVFSPFSRPVQQLMAGEVGVLVANVKELQDAKVGDTVTEEARPTETAFPGFKEVKPMVFSGIFPVDSADYENLRDALAKLTLNDSAFTYEPESSTALGFGFRCGYLGLLHMEIVQERLEREYNLNLITTAPSVVYRITTSKGETMLVDNPAKLPPTQNIEKFEEPILTCHIHVPNEHLGAILKLCQDRRGVQKDMKYLGSSGTRVQVTYEMPMAEVVFDFFDRLKSVSRGYASLDYELSSYQESDLAKLDILINGEPVDALSVIVHRERAYLRGREVCEKLKEVIPKQMYEVAIQAAIGAKIISRETISAMRKNVLAKCYGGDISRKRKLLEKQKEGKKRMKQVGTVEIPQEAFLAVLKTEQ, encoded by the coding sequence ATGCCGGCTGAAAACGCGCACATCCGCAACTTCTGCATCATCGCCCACATCGACCATGGAAAGTCGACGCTGGCCGACCGCCTCCTGGAGAAGACAGGCACGCTGACCAAGCGTGAGGCGCAGGCCCAGTTCCTCGACAACATGGACATCGAGCGAGAGCGGGGCATCACCATCAAGGCCCAGTCCGTGCGGATGACGTACACCGCGAAGGACGGCCAGAACTACGTCCTCAACCTCATCGACACGCCGGGACACGTGGACTTCGCCTACGAGGTGAGCCGCAGCCTCGCCGCGTGCGAGGGCGCGCTGCTCGTCGTGGACGCGACGCAGGGCGTGGAGGCGCAGACGTTGGCCAACGTCTACATGGCGTTGGATCACAACCTGGAAATCATCCCGGTCATCAACAAGATCGACCTGCCCAGCGCGGACGTGGACCGCACGCGCGGGGAGATTGAAGACGTCATCGGCATCGACGCGTCCGTGGCGGTGCCGGCCTCCGCGAAGGAGGGCCTGGGCATCCACGACATCCTGGAGTCGGTGGTGAAGCGCGTGCCGCCGCCGCAGGGTTCGCCGGCCGCGCCGCTCAAGGCGCTCATCTTCGACTCCTGGTACGACAACTACCGGGGCGTGGTGACGCTGGTGCGCGTGCTGGAAGGCACGCTGAAGCTGAAGCAGAAGATCAAGATGTTCAGCAACAACAAGGTCTTCGAGGTGCAGGAGCTGGGCGTGTTCAGCCCTTTCTCGCGCCCCGTGCAGCAGCTCATGGCGGGCGAGGTGGGCGTCCTCGTCGCCAACGTGAAGGAGCTGCAGGACGCGAAGGTCGGCGACACCGTGACGGAGGAGGCGCGCCCCACGGAGACCGCCTTCCCGGGCTTCAAGGAAGTGAAGCCGATGGTGTTCTCCGGCATCTTCCCGGTGGACTCCGCGGACTACGAGAACCTGCGCGACGCGCTGGCGAAGCTGACGCTGAACGACTCCGCCTTCACCTACGAGCCGGAGTCGTCCACGGCGCTGGGGTTCGGCTTCCGCTGCGGCTACCTGGGCCTGCTCCACATGGAGATCGTCCAGGAGCGCCTGGAGCGCGAGTACAACCTCAACCTCATCACCACGGCGCCGTCGGTGGTCTACCGCATCACCACCAGCAAGGGTGAGACGATGCTGGTGGACAACCCGGCGAAGCTGCCGCCCACGCAGAACATCGAGAAGTTCGAGGAGCCCATCCTCACCTGTCACATCCACGTGCCCAACGAGCACCTGGGCGCCATCCTGAAGCTGTGCCAGGACCGGCGTGGCGTGCAGAAGGACATGAAGTACCTGGGCTCCAGCGGCACCCGCGTGCAGGTGACGTACGAGATGCCCATGGCCGAAGTGGTGTTCGACTTCTTCGACCGCTTGAAGAGCGTGTCGCGCGGCTACGCGAGCCTGGACTACGAGCTGTCGTCCTACCAGGAGTCGGACTTGGCGAAGCTGGACATCCTCATCAACGGGGAGCCGGTGGACGCGCTGTCCGTCATCGTGCACCGCGAGCGCGCGTACCTGCGCGGCCGCGAGGTCTGCGAGAAGCTCAAGGAAGTGATTCCCAAGCAGATGTACGAGGTGGCCATCCAGGCCGCCATCGGCGCGAAGATCATCTCCCGCGAGACGATCTCCGCCATGCGCAAGAACGTCCTTGCCAAGTGCTACGGCGGCGACATCAGCCGCAAGCGCAAGCTCCTGGAGAAGCAGAAGGAGGGCAAGAAGCGCATGAAGCAGGTGGGCACGGTGGAGATTCCGCAGGAAGCCTTCCTCGCGGTCCTCAAGACGGAGCAGTAG
- a CDS encoding NAD-dependent epimerase/dehydratase family protein: MKVLVTGGAGFIGSHVCDEFLRNGHEVIALDNLSSGKRENLDPRVRLAVHDIRSPEAAELIRTEKPQVLCHLAAQMDVRRSVEDPGFDADVNIRGMTNLLEAARQSGVKKVIFSSTGGAIYGEQDYFPAREDHPQRPVSPYGVSKAAGELYLGYYRAQYGLPYVALRYANVYGPRQNPHGEAGVVAIFSQRVIAGQGCTIFGEGKQTRDFVFGPDVARANYLAFQSDYVGAANIGTGVETDINRLYELIAQAGGSSLKAAHAPGKPGEQLRSCIDASHAKKVLGWEPSVQLAEGLRHTLQFFRDQAAGPVRARG; this comes from the coding sequence GTGAAAGTCCTGGTAACGGGCGGCGCGGGCTTCATCGGCTCGCACGTGTGCGATGAGTTCCTCCGCAATGGCCATGAGGTCATCGCGCTGGACAACCTGTCGAGCGGCAAGAGGGAGAACCTGGATCCGCGCGTGCGGCTGGCCGTGCACGACATCCGGAGCCCGGAGGCCGCGGAGCTCATCCGCACGGAGAAGCCCCAGGTGCTCTGCCACCTGGCCGCCCAGATGGACGTGCGCCGCAGCGTGGAGGACCCCGGCTTCGACGCGGACGTGAACATCCGCGGCATGACGAACCTGCTGGAGGCCGCGCGCCAGTCCGGCGTGAAGAAGGTCATCTTCAGCTCCACCGGCGGCGCCATCTACGGCGAGCAGGACTACTTCCCGGCCCGGGAGGATCACCCCCAGCGGCCGGTGTCGCCCTACGGCGTCTCCAAGGCGGCGGGCGAGCTGTACCTGGGCTACTACCGCGCGCAGTACGGCCTGCCGTACGTCGCCCTGCGGTACGCCAACGTGTACGGCCCCCGTCAGAACCCGCACGGCGAGGCGGGCGTGGTGGCCATCTTCAGCCAGCGCGTCATCGCGGGGCAGGGCTGCACCATCTTCGGCGAGGGCAAGCAGACGCGTGACTTCGTCTTCGGTCCGGACGTGGCCCGCGCCAACTACCTGGCCTTCCAGAGCGACTACGTGGGCGCCGCGAACATCGGCACCGGCGTGGAGACGGACATCAACCGGCTCTACGAGCTCATCGCGCAGGCTGGCGGCAGCTCGCTGAAGGCCGCGCACGCGCCGGGCAAGCCGGGCGAGCAGCTGCGCTCGTGCATCGACGCGTCGCACGCGAAGAAGGTGCTGGGCTGGGAGCCGTCCGTGCAACTGGCGGAGGGCCTGCGCCACACCCTCCAGTTCTTCCGCGATCAGGCCGCGGGGCCCGTCCGCGCCCGGGGCTGA
- a CDS encoding UDP-glucuronic acid decarboxylase family protein has translation MRGKRAVVLGGAGFVGSHLCERLLDDGAESVLAVDNLITGNEANVRTLKPRAGFQFVKQDITEGLEVDGPVDFVLNLASPASPIDYANLPIETLRVGSIGTENALKLAEKKKAVFLMASTSEVYGDPLVHPQKEDYWGNVNPIGPRSVYDEAKRYSEAISAAYERSRGVNVRIVRIFNTYGPRMRLNDGRVVPAFVGQALKGEDFSVFGDGSQTRSFCYVKDLVDGLVRLVLSDVRGPVNIGNPREMTIKQFAEAVREAAGGGRQIVYHPLPKDDPKQRQPDITRARTLLGWEPKVKLEEGLRDTIAYFREVAARPSGT, from the coding sequence ATGCGTGGCAAGCGGGCGGTGGTGTTGGGTGGGGCCGGATTCGTGGGCTCGCACCTGTGTGAGCGGCTGCTGGATGACGGCGCGGAGTCCGTCCTCGCGGTGGACAACCTCATCACCGGGAACGAAGCGAACGTGCGCACGCTCAAGCCGCGCGCGGGCTTCCAGTTCGTGAAGCAGGACATCACGGAGGGGCTGGAGGTGGACGGGCCGGTGGACTTCGTCCTCAACCTGGCCTCGCCCGCTTCGCCCATCGACTACGCGAACCTCCCCATCGAAACGCTGCGCGTGGGCTCCATTGGCACGGAGAACGCGCTGAAGCTGGCGGAGAAGAAGAAGGCCGTGTTCCTCATGGCCTCCACGTCGGAAGTGTACGGCGACCCGCTGGTGCACCCCCAGAAGGAGGATTACTGGGGCAACGTGAATCCCATCGGGCCGCGCTCGGTGTACGACGAGGCCAAGCGCTACTCGGAGGCCATCAGCGCCGCGTACGAGCGCAGCCGGGGCGTGAACGTCCGCATCGTGCGCATCTTCAACACCTACGGCCCGCGCATGCGCCTCAACGACGGCCGCGTGGTGCCCGCCTTCGTGGGCCAGGCGCTCAAGGGCGAGGACTTCAGCGTCTTCGGTGACGGCAGCCAGACGCGCTCGTTCTGCTACGTGAAGGACCTGGTGGACGGCCTGGTGCGGCTGGTGCTGTCGGACGTCCGCGGCCCGGTGAACATCGGCAACCCGCGCGAGATGACCATCAAGCAGTTCGCGGAGGCCGTGCGCGAGGCGGCCGGTGGGGGTAGGCAGATCGTCTACCACCCGCTGCCCAAGGATGATCCGAAGCAGCGCCAGCCGGACATCACCCGCGCGCGCACGCTGCTGGGGTGGGAGCCCAAGGTGAAGCTGGAGGAGGGTTTGCGGGACACCATCGCCTACTTCCGTGAGGTTGCCGCTCGCCCCTCCGGGACTTAG
- a CDS encoding ribbon-helix-helix domain-containing protein — protein MARKKVSTTIYITPEQNELLKALNQKTKVPVAEYIRQGIDLVLEKYKAQLPGQATFDELS, from the coding sequence ATGGCCCGAAAGAAAGTCAGCACCACCATCTACATCACTCCGGAGCAGAACGAACTGCTCAAGGCGCTGAACCAGAAGACCAAGGTGCCCGTGGCCGAGTACATCCGGCAGGGCATCGACCTGGTCCTGGAGAAGTACAAGGCGCAGCTGCCGGGCCAGGCGACCTTCGACGAACTGTCCTGA
- a CDS encoding cupin domain-containing protein, translating to MTTTKRVEKPWGHELIWAHTERYVGKLLHVKAGHKLSLQFHNVKDETIHVQSGKLLFVVDEGQGLIEKEMNPGESYHIKPLTKHRMVAITDCDILEVSTPELNDVVRLEDSYGRTGTSAP from the coding sequence ATGACGACGACGAAGCGGGTGGAGAAGCCCTGGGGGCACGAGCTCATCTGGGCCCACACGGAGCGCTACGTGGGCAAGCTCCTGCACGTGAAGGCTGGCCACAAGCTGAGCCTCCAGTTCCACAACGTGAAGGACGAGACCATCCACGTCCAGAGCGGCAAGCTCCTCTTCGTCGTGGACGAGGGCCAGGGCCTCATCGAGAAGGAGATGAACCCCGGTGAGAGCTACCACATCAAGCCGCTGACCAAGCACCGCATGGTCGCCATCACCGACTGCGACATCCTCGAGGTCAGCACCCCCGAGCTCAATGACGTGGTTCGGCTGGAGGACTCCTACGGGCGCACGGGCACCAGCGCCCCGTAG
- a CDS encoding SPOR domain-containing protein, with translation MRDAHRMKEKFDVSLDNRQIVSLLIAGIVVMGAVFVLGVVVGKKLASDAQTAEAPDLLSALDANAQVLNDARQDPPLTFPDELTRKTGSEPLPPLPKAAAKPEAPKVAAKPEVKPEAKPEPKPAEAPKAATKPTLAPTPDPDTGELPAMDAAEEDAIANGKPLLKPEPKPAEPAKVAAAAKPEPKVVEPVKGKVEETPVATRTAARDGGMKEAIARAQALPAEPPRPSEAVKGGAFTLQLSAFQSRQDADRFAARLRDKGYAPYILAAEVPGKGTWYRVRMGSFASKEAAGRYLTDFKRETQLDAYVAGTN, from the coding sequence ATGCGTGACGCCCACCGGATGAAGGAGAAGTTCGACGTCTCGCTGGACAACCGGCAGATCGTCAGCCTGTTGATCGCCGGCATCGTCGTGATGGGCGCCGTGTTCGTGCTGGGCGTGGTGGTGGGCAAGAAGCTCGCGAGCGACGCGCAGACGGCCGAAGCCCCGGACCTGCTCTCCGCGCTGGACGCCAACGCGCAGGTCCTCAACGACGCGCGCCAGGATCCGCCGCTCACCTTCCCGGACGAGCTCACCCGCAAGACGGGCTCGGAGCCCCTGCCGCCGCTGCCCAAGGCCGCCGCGAAGCCGGAGGCCCCCAAGGTCGCCGCGAAGCCCGAGGTGAAACCAGAAGCCAAGCCGGAGCCCAAGCCCGCGGAGGCCCCCAAGGCCGCCACGAAGCCCACCCTGGCCCCCACGCCGGACCCCGACACGGGCGAGCTGCCCGCGATGGACGCCGCCGAGGAGGACGCCATCGCCAACGGCAAGCCGCTCCTGAAGCCGGAGCCCAAGCCCGCGGAGCCCGCCAAGGTCGCCGCCGCCGCGAAGCCGGAGCCCAAGGTCGTGGAGCCGGTGAAGGGAAAGGTGGAGGAGACCCCGGTCGCCACCCGCACCGCCGCGCGTGACGGAGGCATGAAGGAGGCCATCGCCCGCGCCCAGGCGCTGCCCGCGGAGCCGCCGCGTCCGTCGGAGGCCGTGAAGGGTGGGGCGTTCACGCTCCAGCTCTCCGCCTTCCAGAGCCGCCAGGACGCCGACCGTTTCGCCGCGCGGTTGCGCGACAAGGGCTATGCCCCCTATATCCTGGCGGCGGAGGTGCCTGGAAAGGGCACCTGGTACCGCGTCCGGATGGGCAGCTTCGCCAGCAAGGAAGCCGCGGGTCGGTACCTGACGGACTTCAAGCGCGAGACCCAGCTCGACGCGTACGTGGCCGGCACGAACTAG
- the mnmA gene encoding tRNA 2-thiouridine(34) synthase MnmA, producing the protein MRVVVAMSGGVDSSAAAALLKEQGHEVIGITLRVWSYEGAAKCGSCCSPDDIDDARAVAQTLGIPFYVANAEEIFQDRVVNPFVQSYLGGKTPIPCVSCNRDVKFNFLLKRARALGARLATGHYAQVEEVDGRFHLRRAVDAAKDQSYFLFTLGQEELKDVLFPVGHLTKAEVRAVAERHHLPTTHKPESMEICFVPDGDYAGFVEKVAGPQPSGEVVDPDGKVLGTHNGIHRFTVGQRKGLNLGGGEVRYVQRLEPETNRVVVGPAEGTGRAQFGLLQPHWVDGPPPPEQAVEVRIRHRHAGAAGRIHISQHGLVSVKLDEPARAVTPGQAAVVYDRDRVLGGGWIV; encoded by the coding sequence ATGCGAGTCGTCGTTGCGATGAGTGGCGGAGTGGATTCCTCGGCCGCCGCCGCCCTGCTCAAGGAGCAGGGCCACGAGGTCATCGGCATCACCCTGCGCGTCTGGTCCTACGAGGGCGCCGCGAAGTGCGGCAGCTGCTGCAGTCCGGACGACATCGACGATGCCCGCGCGGTGGCCCAGACGCTGGGCATCCCGTTCTACGTGGCCAACGCCGAGGAGATCTTCCAGGACCGGGTCGTCAACCCGTTCGTCCAGTCATACCTGGGCGGCAAGACGCCCATCCCGTGCGTGAGCTGCAACCGCGACGTGAAGTTCAACTTCCTCCTCAAGCGCGCGCGCGCCCTGGGCGCCCGGCTCGCCACCGGCCACTACGCCCAGGTGGAGGAGGTGGACGGCCGCTTCCACCTGCGCCGCGCCGTGGACGCCGCCAAGGACCAGAGCTACTTCCTCTTCACCCTGGGCCAGGAGGAGCTGAAGGACGTGCTCTTCCCCGTGGGCCACCTCACCAAGGCGGAGGTGCGCGCCGTCGCCGAGCGCCACCATCTGCCCACCACCCACAAGCCGGAGAGCATGGAGATCTGCTTCGTGCCCGACGGCGACTACGCCGGGTTCGTGGAGAAGGTCGCCGGCCCCCAGCCGTCCGGCGAAGTCGTGGACCCGGACGGCAAGGTGTTGGGCACGCACAACGGCATCCACCGCTTCACCGTGGGCCAGCGCAAGGGGCTCAACCTGGGCGGGGGGGAGGTGCGCTACGTGCAGCGCCTGGAGCCGGAGACGAACCGCGTCGTCGTGGGCCCCGCGGAGGGCACCGGCCGCGCGCAGTTCGGCCTGCTCCAGCCGCACTGGGTGGACGGTCCGCCGCCGCCGGAACAGGCCGTGGAGGTCCGCATCCGTCACCGCCACGCGGGCGCTGCCGGGCGGATCCACATCTCGCAGCACGGGCTGGTGTCCGTGAAGCTCGACGAGCCCGCGCGCGCCGTCACGCCGGGTCAGGCCGCGGTCGTCTACGACAGGGATCGCGTGCTCGGCGGCGGGTGGATCGTCTGA
- a CDS encoding CCA tRNA nucleotidyltransferase codes for MIANLHDADIPKPVLEVITRLRELGHPTYLVGGCVRDMVRKVHPKDFDVATSALPEEVQRAFRKVIPTGIQHGTVTVVTGGNHVEVTTFRSEGDYLDGRRPSSVSFERDIVKDLSRRDFTINAMAYNPLDRELVDPFGGQVDLPAKLIRCVGSALERFSEDGLRPLRAVRFAAVLGFTLDPDTRDAIPATLAVFRKVALERVREELLKLLVSPRAEMGLHLLADTGLMAVFLPEVAQADPETARLARAAVQAAPLDADLRVATLLSDIDTATQARELCLRLKFPNKSADLIGLLVEHAKLETRVDDADPALRRLLARVGLSNLPALLSVAKARVQVRAPERLPAVEALAGRLEALAAAKPPLSAKELALTGGDIMKTLGIGPSPKVGEATRYLVESVLDDPSLNTADALRALLTAWAARGS; via the coding sequence ATGATCGCCAACCTCCACGACGCCGACATTCCGAAGCCCGTGCTCGAAGTCATCACCCGCCTGCGCGAGCTGGGCCACCCCACCTACCTGGTGGGCGGCTGCGTGCGGGACATGGTGCGCAAGGTCCACCCGAAGGACTTCGACGTCGCCACCAGCGCGCTGCCGGAGGAGGTCCAGCGCGCCTTCCGCAAGGTCATCCCCACGGGCATCCAGCACGGCACCGTCACCGTCGTCACCGGCGGCAACCACGTGGAGGTGACGACGTTCCGTTCGGAAGGGGACTACCTGGATGGCCGGCGCCCCAGCTCCGTGTCCTTCGAGCGGGACATCGTGAAGGACCTGTCGCGGCGCGACTTCACCATCAACGCCATGGCGTACAACCCGCTCGACCGCGAGCTGGTGGATCCGTTCGGCGGCCAGGTGGACCTGCCCGCGAAGCTGATCCGCTGCGTGGGCTCCGCGCTGGAGCGCTTCTCCGAGGACGGCCTGCGCCCCCTGCGCGCCGTGCGCTTCGCCGCCGTGCTGGGCTTCACGCTGGACCCCGACACCCGCGATGCCATCCCCGCCACCCTGGCCGTGTTCCGCAAGGTCGCGCTGGAGCGCGTGCGCGAGGAACTGCTCAAGCTGCTCGTGTCCCCCCGCGCGGAGATGGGGCTGCACCTCTTGGCGGACACGGGGCTGATGGCCGTCTTCCTGCCGGAGGTGGCCCAGGCGGATCCGGAGACCGCCCGGTTGGCCCGCGCCGCCGTGCAGGCCGCGCCGCTGGACGCGGACCTGCGCGTGGCCACGCTGCTGTCGGACATCGACACCGCGACGCAGGCCCGTGAGCTGTGTCTGCGCTTGAAGTTCCCCAACAAGTCCGCGGACCTCATCGGCCTGCTCGTCGAGCACGCGAAGCTGGAGACACGCGTGGACGACGCGGACCCCGCGCTGCGCCGGCTGCTCGCCCGCGTGGGCCTTTCGAACCTGCCCGCGCTCCTCTCCGTGGCGAAGGCCCGCGTCCAGGTCCGGGCCCCGGAGCGGCTGCCCGCGGTGGAGGCGCTGGCCGGAAGGCTGGAGGCGTTGGCCGCCGCGAAGCCCCCCCTGTCCGCGAAGGAGCTGGCGCTCACCGGGGGCGACATCATGAAGACGCTGGGCATCGGCCCCTCGCCGAAGGTGGGCGAGGCCACCCGGTACCTGGTCGAATCCGTGCTCGATGACCCGTCGCTGAACACCGCGGACGCGCTCCGCGCCCTGCTCACGGCCTGGGCGGCGCGCGGGTCATGA